From the genome of Astatotilapia calliptera chromosome 3, fAstCal1.2, whole genome shotgun sequence:
TTTACAGCTTTTCACATGTTAATGACTTAGTTAATGATCTAACTAGCATAACAACAGTGCGTTTCAGAGACATCCAATAACTGTACCCACACTCCGCACATCACGTGTCTGATTAGCCACATTTAGCTTACCGCCGTAAAGTGGATGCTCAGCATTTACGTGGAGCCATAGCTCAGTAAACCTTCCGGTTTCGCTCTGCCCTTGACAACAACAAGTGCAAATACATAATTTGTGAAAAATATCagtttagatgttttttttttaactcattaaAGGTTCATTTCTCCAGCTTACTGATAACAAAGTTTTAGTCCGTCTGCTCTGTTTGGCTGTAGGAGCAAGAGACTGAAAACTTGGGAGCTGGTACTAAGGAGGGACAAGAGCTGCCTAGAGCTTCACCGATTGGCTGACATGCGAGGAGTGGAGTAAAACAATAGGCTCTCATCAGAGCTCATCAACCCTCTGAGAAAACTTAACCCTTGTTTGACCAGAGCATATCATATATAATCTGCGTCCCTTCTATATTTACTGGCTGGAGCGTTTTCTGCGAGACCGGGGTGTCCGGGGGGAAGAAGCCGGTGATTGGGCCGAAGGGTAGGCTGCTAGTGAGGAACGGCAGCACGGAGGCCCTCCAAGCGCTAGCCGGGTCCCGTCAAAGGCTGATCTGCACTTCCTCAGTGAGTCTGCTGGATCCATACTGGTtgcgtcgtactgtcacggctgcagCGGCAGTCGTGTGGAGGTGAGGAAGGAGGATCCAAAAGCAGACAGTGGCGGAGGTGAAAGtgggttttatttacagtgcacaaTAACCAAGGTGTGGGCAGAACTGAacataaacctaaactggaaaagCTAAAACAAAAGGAGGACATGGAGCGAGGAGCAGAGAGACGCggagaaacacaaaataatctGAGTACACAGAAGATTCACAGCGAAACACAGACGATGCGATGAGGAGCACAGGCAGATAcaaactataaatacacacaccaggtaatcaggaaatggcacacaggaggggacacagctggaactagtgggcataacgagacacagacctacaaagtaaaacaggaaacacacagactgttttacaacacaaaacTCGGGGACCCATACAGAGCACAGAGGGAGACACTGGTAGGGAAAATAAACATGACAACCAAACCCCAAGaactaatacaaaatcagaataaactagaaaataataatcataaactcaaagcgctgggtcaccgacccaggaccatgacagtaccccccccccaagggctggctcccgacagccccaaaacacaCCACCAGACCTGGGTGGGCAGCGGGGGGCCCAGGAAGGAGGGCCCGGAACAGAGCAAAACAAGAGCCCCACAGGAAGGCAAACCAAATGTCCAAAACGCGCACAGAGGAGCAGAGTCTGGGGGCTGATAGCACCGAAGGCCAGGGTgagacagttcagggggccggccatgaggaaggcaacggcggcgccGAGAAAGCAGTTCAGAGGGCCGGCCAATGAGGAAGGCAATGGCGGCGGTGAGAAAGCAGTTCTGGAGGCCAACCGTGcagacggcaacggcggcggcgaGGAAGCAGTTCTGgtggccgaccgtgcggacagcAACAGCGGCAGGAATGCAAGTCTGGAGGCCGGCCACacggaaggcagtggcggcgttTAGGAGGTCGTCCACGCAGAAGACGGAGGCAGCAACAGAACACCGTTTGAATAATCAGCACTGACAGACATTTATTGAGCTCTACAAACTCAACGATGGACGACAACCTGATGATGGGTGAATTTAGAGGGCGAGCTTGAACAGGATTGACTGCTGCGTCAGTACATGCAAAAAGTCTTTGATAGGTTTATAAGATCATGTCAGCGTCAGAGCGTTCCAGCGATATTGATCAGGCAGtgttatgtttatattttcaaaaatcAACAGACTCATATTCATGTTTCTGTCTGTTAAtaggaaaattgtacttagtagtcagtataatcttttaatgatataagtttgcatatggtagaatactgcatgtaatcatttgtgtgTAGAAGTATGTAGTTGGTGGCATAGTGAaggaatgtctcatcctaggaggtctgtaacattctAAGGTGTTCTGGcttcacccccacatcctaggagcatgagagaggtcgtaccttgtcttattgttttacggtaggattaacgtagctatgtcagttttagtttaagtgcttttttacatatagatgaactgttggattttccagaccagcaggttaagggaagtTGTTTATGGGGCcacactctgacccccccccccccccacacacacacacctccacattccaatgtaaggaacaaacgctcactgaagtataaataaagaccggggcagtttctcagggtgagtctcagtctggaggctgcccttgctagcaagaagttctgtgtgtttctcttctctgagtctttactgaagaagtgttttagagtatATTTTTTGACACTGTCACAGAGTGGAGACCTGTCCATGTCTACCTCTGCTGTCATATTTGGATATTAGAAACTTCCTCTTTCTGCTTGTTGGACAGTtcagtgtttcttctttccATAGAAATATGTAAATGAGTCTGTATATAACTCATAttaacagtgtgtgtttgagtcagGGCTAAAAACAGTTTGTTCATATTGAAATACTGAGTACAAAGAGAGAGTGTGTTAGTTTGTTTCCtccaaatgacagaaaagtcatTTTCATGTGACCGAGCGACGATGCAGTGGAGTCTGTTTCTGCTTCTGCTGATGGGTGAGTGATCATTTTACCAGGGCTCCTGATTGTTTCCACCTGAAATCCTTTAGTTTGATCAGGACTCATTAAACAAATGAACTCTTACTGAGAAAATCAAGGATTGACCTGTAAACTGGACAGTTTGATGGGAACATGAGTTTCCTGCTTGTATCAGCAGATATTCAACAGTATTTCTTCTGTTTCAGGTCAGTGTGTCTTCATCACATGTCAGCTGTATGAGTACCACTTTATTAAAGACGAGATGAGCTGGGATGAAGCACGGGCATACTGCAGAGAGAACTACACAGACCTGGCCAAAGTGTTTGACCTGACAGACATGAGAAGACTTCAAGACTCTGCACAGAATCAAACACAAGCCTGGATTGGACTGTACAGCGAGCCAGGAAGAGACAACAGGACGTGGCACTGGTCTCTGCCGGGGGAGGaatacactgaaaataaaacctGTTGGGGAGATACAGAGCCAAATGATGGAGCATACCCTGAGAACTGTGTGATGACAGTAGACAAGTGGGCAGATTATCCATGTAGTGACACATTTCAGTTCATCTGCTATGACGGTGAGAATATGTGGACAGTAATATGATAATACAATATTTAATAATGTTATAATGTAGTTTATAATCTGAGTTATATCATATAGTCTTGAAAGAGGCAGTTTGAAGAATGAGACGAATTAGTTGataaagatgtttttgtgtttctatgTTGACTCGACAGAAACAATGAAAGACAACAAAACGTTTCATTTGATTATTATGCCGATTATGGCGAAGAAGACCTGGACTCAGGCTCAGAGCTACTGCAGACAGCATCACACCGACCTGGCCAGTGGACTCGATCAGATATACAGTGAAGAGTTTAAGACGCTGCTGAACTCTAGAGCCCCTAAGGTGAAGTCGTGGATCGGCCTGTTCAGAGACAGCTGGAGGTGGTCAGATGGGAGTAACTTCTCTTTCAGATACTGGGACATGGACTCATTTAATGATGGACTAAACAACAGGACGTGCTACGACTCTGTTAGAGAGATCAGGAAGATGGAGCTCTGCTGGATGTGACCACAGAAAGCCTTTCTTCTGCTATGATGGTGAGTTTACACGGATTTATCTCAGCTGTTTGTCCaatagatgaactgc
Proteins encoded in this window:
- the LOC113009999 gene encoding L-selectin-like, producing MTEKSFSCDRATMQWSLFLLLLMGQCVFITCQLYEYHFIKDEMSWDEARAYCRENYTDLAKVFDLTDMRRLQDSAQNQTQAWIGLYSEPGRDNRTWHWSLPGEEYTENKTCWGDTEPNDGAYPENCVMTVDKWADYPCSDTFQFICYDETMKDNKTFHLIIMPIMAKKTWTQAQSYCRQHHTDLASGLDQIYSEEFKTLLNSRAPKVKSWIGLFRDSWRWSDGSNFSFRYWDMDSFNDGLNNRTCYDSVREIRKMELCWM